One segment of Leuconostoc lactis DNA contains the following:
- a CDS encoding class I SAM-dependent methyltransferase produces MTQDKIAQYFDDLTTNSQALAKDADISLTDALIELLEDVANGQVAIEDDKPTPAVAEQIEKFIAAFDWRSMSPADLRKTLQLAILKVTRDDHTQANFQITPDGIGYLLADFLLQTADLKSGDTILDMTVGAGNLLQTVNDVLKMNDLDVKRIGIDNDETQLALATAVDQLLTKGTTTFYESDVVALTEMPKAKAVIADLPVGYYPLEPAESYQTRNHDDKSFVHHLLIEKSLEFATDDGWVYLIVPANVMMGDQAKDLLKFLTQKAQLKAFLQLPAAFFKDPRAAKAILVLRKHGVGSHGEVLMGQYPPLKDIEALQKFLQDIKAWVKLDKEQNKA; encoded by the coding sequence ATGACACAAGATAAAATAGCACAATATTTCGATGATTTAACAACAAACTCACAGGCCTTAGCCAAGGATGCCGACATCAGTCTCACAGATGCATTGATTGAGCTTTTAGAAGATGTCGCAAACGGGCAAGTAGCCATTGAAGATGATAAGCCAACCCCAGCAGTTGCTGAACAGATTGAAAAGTTTATTGCGGCGTTTGACTGGCGCAGTATGTCGCCAGCCGATCTCCGAAAGACGTTGCAATTAGCAATCTTAAAAGTCACTCGGGATGACCATACGCAGGCTAATTTCCAAATTACACCTGACGGTATTGGTTATTTGTTGGCTGATTTTTTGTTGCAAACGGCAGACCTTAAATCAGGAGATACAATTCTGGATATGACAGTCGGTGCTGGGAACTTATTGCAGACTGTCAATGACGTCTTGAAAATGAATGACCTAGATGTTAAGCGTATTGGAATTGATAACGATGAGACACAATTGGCCTTGGCAACGGCGGTTGATCAGTTGTTGACCAAAGGGACAACGACTTTTTATGAGTCAGATGTTGTCGCATTGACTGAAATGCCAAAGGCCAAGGCGGTTATCGCTGACTTACCAGTGGGTTATTATCCATTAGAGCCAGCAGAAAGTTATCAAACACGTAACCACGATGACAAATCATTTGTTCACCATTTGTTGATTGAAAAAAGCTTGGAATTTGCAACTGATGATGGCTGGGTCTACTTGATTGTACCGGCCAATGTCATGATGGGCGACCAAGCAAAAGATCTGTTGAAATTTTTGACACAAAAAGCACAACTTAAAGCATTTTTGCAATTACCAGCTGCTTTCTTCAAAGACCCACGCGCTGCCAAGGCGATTCTTGTACTTCGTAAACATGGAGTGGGTAGTCATGGCGAAGTGTTAATGGGACAATACCCACCATTGAAAGATATTGAAGCGCTACAGAAATTTTTGCAAGATATCAAAGCTTGGGTTAAACTGGATAAAGAGCAGAACAAAGCCTGA
- a CDS encoding acetate/propionate family kinase encodes MAKTMAVNAGSSSLKFQLLEMPAEQVLAQGLIERIGMDDAIVTIKYDAKAMNQGVRLDDQSVDDSNITISKDGQTRKYETVLPIKDHQQAINFMLQKLTDLGIIVDFNEITGVGHRVVAGGEWFNHSVKVTKAVLEKIDRLADYAPLHNPANAMGIRAFQKLLPDAVSVAVFDTSFYQTMPEENYLYAIPYQYYTRYGARKYGAHGTSHRYVADRAADMLRQPLKDLKVITMHLGAGDSITAVKDGKALDTSMGFTPLAGVAMATRSGDVDTSLIYYIQEREGLTNDQMLNILNKKSGLLGLSTISSDMRDLLAVYDTNDHARLAIKVFVNRIVKYVGQYIAEMGGVDALVFTAGIGENSAPIRQMIADKLAYFGVALDEAANQKRGEEIDISAKDARVKTLVIPTNEELMIARDVELFK; translated from the coding sequence ATGGCTAAAACAATGGCTGTAAATGCTGGTAGTTCTTCATTGAAATTTCAATTGTTAGAAATGCCGGCTGAACAGGTACTTGCACAAGGATTGATCGAGCGGATTGGCATGGATGATGCCATTGTGACGATTAAGTACGACGCCAAAGCAATGAATCAAGGCGTACGTTTGGACGATCAATCAGTGGATGACAGCAATATTACAATTTCGAAAGATGGGCAAACACGAAAATATGAAACTGTTTTGCCAATCAAAGATCATCAACAAGCTATCAACTTTATGCTACAAAAATTAACTGATTTGGGCATTATCGTTGATTTCAATGAAATTACTGGCGTTGGACACCGTGTTGTGGCTGGTGGTGAGTGGTTTAACCATTCTGTTAAAGTGACAAAGGCGGTCTTGGAAAAGATTGATCGTCTGGCAGATTATGCGCCCTTGCACAATCCAGCGAATGCCATGGGAATTCGAGCCTTTCAAAAGTTATTACCAGATGCTGTCTCAGTTGCTGTGTTTGATACTTCTTTTTATCAAACAATGCCTGAAGAAAACTATTTGTATGCGATACCGTATCAGTATTACACACGTTATGGTGCGCGTAAATACGGTGCGCACGGGACATCGCATCGCTATGTTGCCGATCGCGCGGCTGATATGTTACGACAACCACTTAAAGATTTGAAAGTCATCACGATGCACTTAGGTGCTGGTGATTCCATTACGGCGGTGAAAGATGGGAAAGCATTGGATACGTCAATGGGCTTCACACCACTAGCTGGTGTGGCGATGGCTACGCGGTCTGGGGATGTCGATACGTCGTTGATTTACTATATTCAAGAACGTGAGGGTCTAACAAACGACCAGATGTTGAACATCTTAAATAAAAAGTCTGGCTTGTTAGGGTTATCAACGATTTCGTCTGATATGCGCGACTTATTGGCAGTTTACGATACTAATGACCATGCACGATTAGCGATTAAAGTATTCGTGAATCGCATTGTCAAATATGTTGGTCAATATATTGCCGAAATGGGTGGTGTTGATGCCTTAGTCTTTACTGCGGGTATTGGTGAAAATTCAGCTCCAATTCGTCAAATGATTGCCGATAAGTTAGCCTATTTCGGGGTTGCTTTGGATGAAGCGGCCAACCAAAAGCGGGGCGAAGAAATTGATATTTCTGCCAAAGATGCTCGAGTTAAAACGCTGGTTATTCCGACGAACGAAGAATTAATGATTGCGCGCGATGTGGAGTTATTCAAGTAA
- a CDS encoding endolytic transglycosylase MltG has translation MESRKERHQHEIQAAEALDAAQNKASYDPKNPFNDVYGNGPRRKKRGPVKRFVAMLALLLILLGVAFALKALFTDKYAALDPKDTTFITVKIPEGATALQMGQTLQDKKVITDGKVFYKYAMSQGAEKLQAGTYRLSPAQPMQLIFNQMAAGPASAPILPKGYGYVSVGQTPDEVAVNLADQVKSVSVQDILTAFNDKQLINKMYQKYPDLLRGVKQSSTKDAKLLDYVYPQAFDLRQAKTADDIVGVLLETSNKTMTPYYKTLRANGMATPNVMALIATSGKAEFERRLAFINKIAPYAQQLAKQYGILASISIAQAAHESNWDNSKLSSKYNNFYGVKTQDTTPGKSVVLDTTEYVDGKPQTEQARFAVYDSWKDSMKEHAETIVNGNTWNPDQFKDVLAAKNYKEAAKALYEDHYATDINYTKLLINLIETWNLQRFDK, from the coding sequence ATGGAATCGAGAAAAGAACGGCATCAGCATGAAATCCAAGCTGCTGAAGCACTTGATGCGGCGCAAAATAAGGCATCGTATGATCCCAAAAATCCATTTAATGACGTATATGGTAATGGGCCTCGTCGTAAAAAGCGCGGACCAGTGAAACGATTCGTAGCGATGTTGGCGTTGCTTTTGATTCTATTAGGCGTTGCGTTTGCCCTTAAAGCATTGTTTACGGATAAGTACGCGGCCTTAGATCCTAAAGATACAACGTTTATTACAGTTAAAATTCCGGAAGGCGCGACGGCGTTACAGATGGGACAAACGTTGCAAGATAAAAAGGTGATTACTGACGGCAAGGTATTCTATAAGTACGCTATGTCACAAGGGGCAGAAAAGCTACAAGCAGGGACGTACCGATTGTCACCAGCACAACCAATGCAACTCATTTTTAATCAAATGGCGGCTGGTCCAGCATCAGCACCAATATTGCCAAAGGGTTACGGTTATGTGAGTGTTGGGCAAACACCAGATGAAGTGGCGGTGAATTTAGCTGATCAGGTGAAATCTGTTTCAGTCCAAGATATCTTGACAGCGTTTAATGACAAGCAATTAATCAACAAGATGTACCAAAAATACCCAGACTTACTACGCGGTGTGAAGCAATCAAGTACGAAAGATGCCAAGTTATTAGACTATGTGTATCCGCAAGCCTTTGACTTAAGACAAGCCAAGACAGCTGATGATATTGTTGGCGTTTTGCTTGAAACATCGAATAAGACAATGACGCCATACTATAAGACCTTACGGGCTAATGGTATGGCAACACCAAATGTCATGGCACTTATTGCGACATCAGGGAAAGCTGAATTCGAACGACGCTTAGCTTTCATTAACAAGATTGCCCCTTATGCACAGCAATTGGCTAAGCAATATGGTATTTTGGCTTCTATCTCAATTGCCCAAGCCGCCCATGAATCCAACTGGGATAATTCAAAATTGTCGTCAAAGTATAACAACTTTTACGGCGTTAAGACACAGGATACGACGCCTGGCAAGTCAGTGGTCCTGGATACAACTGAATATGTCGACGGCAAGCCACAAACTGAACAAGCACGTTTTGCAGTGTATGATAGTTGGAAAGACAGTATGAAGGAACATGCGGAAACGATTGTTAACGGTAATACTTGGAATCCTGATCAGTTTAAGGATGTCTTAGCAGCAAAAAATTATAAAGAAGCAGCAAAAGCCTTGTATGAAGATCATTATGCAACAGACATCAACTATACAAAATTGTTGATTAATTTGATTGAAACATGGAACTTACAACGCTTTGATAAGTAA
- a CDS encoding GRP family sugar transporter — protein sequence MNAALLLALVPALAWGSVGLVNTKMGGSAGQQTLGMTFGALIFGLATMFFYVMPNHAYLGSQIWIVGILSGLVWAVGTAGQFLAIKDLGVSLAIPLSTAGQIVTNALMAAVVLGDWKTGKMWAIGIISIVAVVIGATLISARDKAQKSDVAAQQAATKSMTKGLVYLVISTAGYMFYFVLPNFLNKIGYISDAIKAKNNGVDYMTAIVGPQAIGQVIGAFLIVIFVLKEADQMFEKPTWKNILTGLVWATGNIFMFISAANPAVGQTIATTFSQLGIIVATFGGIYLLGEKKSSYQMKMIIVGTILVVIGAIIIGNINQFA from the coding sequence ATGAATGCAGCACTTTTGTTGGCGCTTGTGCCAGCACTAGCATGGGGCTCAGTTGGCCTTGTTAATACTAAAATGGGTGGTTCAGCCGGTCAACAAACACTTGGAATGACTTTTGGTGCGTTGATCTTTGGCTTGGCCACAATGTTTTTCTACGTAATGCCAAATCATGCTTATCTTGGGTCACAAATTTGGATTGTTGGTATTCTTTCTGGTTTGGTTTGGGCAGTTGGAACTGCCGGCCAATTCTTAGCCATTAAGGATTTGGGTGTGTCACTTGCCATTCCGTTGTCAACTGCGGGTCAAATTGTCACTAACGCTTTGATGGCCGCTGTGGTCCTTGGCGACTGGAAGACAGGTAAGATGTGGGCGATTGGTATTATCTCAATCGTTGCCGTGGTGATCGGGGCAACTTTGATTTCTGCCCGTGATAAGGCACAAAAGTCAGATGTTGCAGCGCAACAAGCCGCAACAAAGAGTATGACCAAAGGGTTGGTTTATCTGGTTATTTCAACCGCTGGTTATATGTTCTACTTCGTTTTGCCAAACTTCTTGAACAAGATTGGTTACATTTCAGATGCGATCAAGGCAAAGAATAACGGTGTTGATTATATGACAGCAATCGTTGGCCCACAAGCCATCGGTCAAGTTATCGGTGCTTTCTTGATTGTGATCTTTGTTTTGAAAGAAGCAGATCAAATGTTTGAAAAGCCAACTTGGAAGAATATTTTGACTGGTTTGGTTTGGGCAACAGGTAACATCTTTATGTTCATCTCAGCCGCTAACCCAGCCGTTGGGCAAACAATTGCCACAACGTTCTCACAACTTGGTATCATTGTCGCAACATTCGGTGGTATCTACTTGCTTGGTGAAAAGAAGTCAAGCTACCAAATGAAGATGATTATTGTCGGTACAATTCTTGTTGTCATCGGTGCAATCATCATCGGCAATATCAACCAATTTGCATAA
- the greA gene encoding transcription elongation factor GreA, whose product MSEEKVFPMTAEGREKLQAELEDLISNQRPEITNRIQIARSYGDLSENSEYQSAKDEQAFVEGRILTLKKMIENAQIIDPNATASDEVSLGKTVTFKELPDEEPETYAIVGSTESDPLAGKISNESAMAVALLGKKVGDKVAVPLPSGDSIEVEILKVEK is encoded by the coding sequence ATGTCAGAAGAAAAAGTATTTCCAATGACAGCTGAGGGTCGTGAAAAGCTACAAGCTGAATTGGAAGATCTCATCTCAAATCAACGTCCTGAAATTACCAATCGTATCCAAATCGCCCGTTCATACGGTGACTTGTCTGAAAACTCTGAATATCAATCTGCCAAAGATGAACAAGCCTTCGTTGAAGGTCGTATCTTGACTTTGAAGAAGATGATTGAAAATGCTCAAATCATCGATCCAAATGCTACGGCTTCTGATGAAGTGTCACTTGGTAAGACAGTAACCTTTAAGGAATTACCTGACGAAGAACCTGAAACATATGCAATTGTTGGGTCAACAGAATCAGATCCACTTGCTGGTAAGATTTCAAACGAATCAGCTATGGCTGTGGCCTTGCTTGGTAAAAAGGTTGGCGACAAAGTTGCTGTACCATTGCCAAGTGGTGACAGTATTGAAGTTGAAATTCTAAAAGTTGAAAAGTAA
- a CDS encoding YfhO family protein, which yields MTIKRFFISPIALSFWFPAVIMLSYYAYRGMAPFGTNSILTVDLGQQYIDQFAAFKTAFLSHPSSFFYSFSNGLGGDMISEWAYCLMSPFNLIFLVVPNINLPAAILGVTVLKFGAAGLTMAYLLTRLKLQRGYYVMLFAVNYALSGWFVANDLNLLWLDAAILLPLVILQLERLFVQATWWRYALLLGATIICNYYIGYMIAIFLVLYFFWRLTWPQQVQPRWQIFKRFVYGSLTAGALSAWLLLPTIYQLRIGKSQYNSPLTWRFDNNPLQLVFKLIPGSFDFDQMQTGLANFYVSAFVLITLITFLTTNLWHWRVKVGGFIIIAFLIVATTWAPLTLLFHGFQYPVWYPYRFSFIISFFIIYLAALSWQPTWQPQFVTVVGYLAVMMAIVSYALMSNQHVSYINHRTIAIFAGLFLITLSLLLFQSSDRLRLPLLFLVTLGSLTVNVYATLNHFSYLTNTEYQRAIQSLQGADKTLKQDKTWYRVAQTFQRTRGDAMMFNYNSGAHFSSSISKSTPTFFGYFGQPDGDNFVNYSNGSLLSDALLGMKYVITPSAQTPGQPGDPQNLRIGHRPDTSFYHLKARNQTTAVWQNSYALPVAFAANNAALSTKLLTNNPLQNQANLWQNLTGATTSPLQVANFNQVIGHNITTPPTIITDAVITKKDPTQPASLDLQFTPTTNDSYYLTIGSGLQIKDFDLLLNGQVIKQFSSYRHTIVINLAANAKSQPQTVTIRFKQTKFLVLNNVTLYHIDQNLFQQQAATLAKQPLHLTAFSPRQLTGTITTTADQPLIMTTIPKAPGWHIILDGHPIKPALAADYFMAIKTTPGRHTVTWRYTPPLWWLGVAISSVALLGLIFSFARQKKLASS from the coding sequence ATGACTATCAAACGATTTTTTATTTCCCCAATCGCGTTAAGTTTTTGGTTCCCAGCCGTGATCATGCTAAGTTATTATGCTTATCGCGGAATGGCACCCTTTGGTACGAACTCCATATTAACGGTGGATCTGGGACAACAATATATTGACCAGTTTGCTGCCTTTAAAACGGCTTTTTTGTCCCATCCAAGCAGCTTCTTTTATTCGTTTAGTAACGGCCTTGGTGGCGATATGATTAGTGAATGGGCTTATTGTTTAATGAGCCCTTTTAATCTCATCTTTTTAGTCGTTCCCAATATCAACTTACCGGCAGCCATTTTAGGCGTCACTGTTCTAAAATTTGGTGCCGCTGGGCTCACTATGGCCTACTTGCTAACGCGCTTAAAGCTACAAAGAGGCTATTACGTGATGCTTTTTGCCGTCAACTATGCCCTGTCTGGTTGGTTTGTGGCCAATGATTTAAATCTCCTTTGGCTGGATGCGGCGATTTTGTTACCGCTTGTCATTCTCCAGCTTGAACGCCTATTTGTGCAAGCCACTTGGTGGCGTTATGCGTTGCTGTTAGGCGCCACCATTATTTGTAACTATTATATTGGTTACATGATTGCTATTTTCCTCGTCCTTTATTTTTTCTGGCGCCTCACTTGGCCACAACAAGTCCAACCGCGCTGGCAAATTTTTAAACGTTTTGTCTACGGGAGCTTAACGGCCGGCGCCTTAAGCGCCTGGTTACTCTTACCCACGATTTATCAATTACGCATCGGTAAATCACAGTATAACTCACCACTGACTTGGCGGTTTGATAACAATCCACTACAACTTGTTTTTAAACTCATTCCCGGTAGCTTTGATTTTGATCAAATGCAGACCGGTTTAGCAAACTTTTATGTATCAGCCTTCGTGTTGATTACTTTGATTACCTTTTTAACCACCAATTTATGGCACTGGCGCGTGAAAGTCGGCGGTTTTATCATTATCGCTTTCTTAATCGTGGCCACAACTTGGGCGCCGTTGACGTTACTCTTTCACGGGTTCCAATACCCTGTTTGGTACCCTTACCGGTTTAGCTTCATCATCAGTTTTTTCATTATTTATCTTGCAGCGCTCTCATGGCAACCAACTTGGCAACCACAGTTCGTCACGGTCGTTGGGTACCTCGCTGTCATGATGGCAATTGTCAGTTACGCACTGATGTCAAATCAGCACGTTTCTTATATCAACCACCGCACCATCGCCATCTTTGCAGGGCTCTTCTTAATCACGCTATCCTTATTGCTCTTCCAATCATCTGATCGTCTGCGCCTGCCCCTCTTATTTTTGGTAACCCTTGGCAGCCTGACTGTCAATGTCTATGCAACGCTCAATCATTTTTCTTATTTAACAAATACCGAATATCAACGTGCCATTCAATCCCTACAGGGCGCCGATAAAACCCTAAAGCAAGACAAGACTTGGTATCGTGTCGCCCAAACCTTTCAACGAACGCGCGGGGATGCCATGATGTTCAACTACAATAGTGGCGCCCATTTCAGTTCATCCATCTCAAAATCAACGCCAACATTCTTCGGCTATTTTGGTCAGCCAGATGGAGATAACTTCGTCAACTATAGTAACGGTAGTCTTTTATCGGATGCTTTGTTAGGCATGAAATACGTCATTACCCCGAGTGCGCAAACGCCAGGACAACCTGGTGATCCACAAAACTTGCGGATTGGCCACCGGCCAGATACCAGTTTTTACCATCTAAAAGCGCGCAATCAGACAACCGCTGTGTGGCAAAATTCCTACGCCCTGCCAGTTGCCTTTGCAGCAAACAACGCAGCGCTTTCAACAAAATTACTCACCAATAATCCACTGCAAAACCAAGCCAATTTATGGCAAAATTTGACTGGGGCAACAACGTCGCCTTTGCAAGTTGCTAATTTTAATCAGGTTATTGGCCATAACATCACGACGCCACCAACGATCATTACTGATGCCGTCATTACCAAAAAGGATCCTACGCAACCTGCCAGCTTAGATTTGCAATTCACGCCAACAACCAATGACAGTTACTATCTAACGATTGGTAGCGGTCTGCAAATCAAAGATTTCGATTTGTTGCTCAATGGTCAAGTCATTAAACAATTTAGCTCCTATCGTCATACGATTGTGATTAACCTCGCCGCTAACGCTAAGTCACAGCCACAAACTGTTACCATCCGGTTTAAACAAACGAAGTTTTTAGTGCTCAATAACGTGACCTTATACCATATTGATCAAAACCTGTTCCAGCAACAAGCTGCCACATTGGCTAAGCAACCATTACATCTCACGGCATTTAGTCCACGTCAACTAACCGGTACTATCACGACAACAGCTGACCAACCTCTCATCATGACCACCATTCCCAAAGCGCCAGGTTGGCACATCATCCTGGATGGCCATCCCATTAAACCCGCATTAGCGGCTGATTACTTTATGGCCATTAAAACAACCCCTGGTCGGCATACCGTCACGTGGCGCTATACGCCGCCACTTTGGTGGCTAGGCGTTGCCATTTCCAGTGTCGCACTACTTGGTCTTATTTTCTCATTTGCCCGACAAAAAAAGCTTGCAAGTTCATAG
- a CDS encoding peptidoglycan D,D-transpeptidase FtsI family protein, whose product MQRNPYLEDRNKKNSVSANLPVRLNILLGIALTLMIALVIQLAFLTIQQGSYYQGEVNRSDETIEKGNVPRGMFYDSTGRVIVGNKAQAAITFTRGTSVTAASMRQTAIKLSRFLTVDTQRLSERAKAEFYLADDKQSQKVAKQVTKANAKKGATLTPAEVNNLMVNYVLTHHLTDNVDDNAAMIFQRMSGAYTLSTTFIKESDVSNQELAEIGERLSEFPGVKLGTSWTRQYPEGDAFKALVGTVTNEATGLPENRLHTLLAQGYSQNEPVGNSSLEMDYESILKGSASQTLVTTNSDGQVKSSQVKYNGQAGDNIKLTINARFQSEVQKILEDNLPGGDVQGAYATVINPYTGGLYAMAGVDRDAATGKKTANPLGNINRGIVMGSVVKPAVLATAFQKGVISANNTVLNDQAIKIAGTPEITSYWNRGGKAIPIDAQTALERSSNTYFVQLGMKIGGQTYSPESPLALHADAFQTLRNGLGQFGLGTKTGIDITGETAGYRGPTTGEARGKYLYESFGQYDTYTTLQLARYVATIANGGYLVQPHVVGSILQSQPNSDRAKTVWTASPIVQGQVNLSPSEWAIIKEGMNRVANGSDSWNTGGSDMHKLVPKVYAKTGTAETKTNGHDTFTESMVAYVPGQPFAVAMAIPGMNNYLDGTNGKISAKIIDAYWQYVEAKPDAK is encoded by the coding sequence ATGCAACGAAATCCGTATTTAGAAGATCGGAATAAAAAAAATAGCGTCAGTGCAAACTTGCCAGTACGCTTAAATATATTATTAGGCATTGCGCTAACGTTGATGATTGCCTTAGTCATCCAGTTGGCGTTTTTAACGATTCAACAAGGGTCCTACTACCAAGGCGAAGTCAATCGTAGCGATGAAACGATTGAAAAAGGTAACGTGCCGCGTGGGATGTTTTACGATTCAACTGGCCGCGTTATTGTTGGTAATAAAGCGCAGGCAGCAATTACCTTTACTCGTGGGACGTCCGTTACAGCAGCGAGTATGCGGCAAACCGCTATTAAGTTGAGCCGATTTTTAACGGTGGATACGCAACGCTTAAGTGAGCGTGCCAAAGCGGAATTTTACTTGGCCGATGACAAACAAAGTCAAAAGGTCGCCAAGCAGGTCACAAAAGCAAATGCTAAAAAAGGGGCAACCCTAACACCTGCTGAAGTGAATAATCTGATGGTTAATTATGTCCTCACACATCATTTGACGGATAATGTGGATGATAACGCCGCGATGATTTTTCAACGCATGAGTGGCGCCTACACTTTGTCCACAACCTTCATTAAAGAATCTGACGTGTCGAATCAGGAATTAGCCGAAATTGGTGAGCGCTTAAGTGAGTTCCCAGGGGTTAAATTAGGGACGAGTTGGACGCGTCAATATCCAGAAGGGGATGCCTTTAAAGCACTTGTTGGTACAGTGACGAACGAAGCGACTGGTTTGCCAGAAAACCGCTTGCACACTTTGCTAGCGCAAGGCTATTCACAAAATGAGCCAGTGGGTAACTCCAGTCTTGAAATGGATTATGAGTCGATCCTGAAGGGATCAGCGTCTCAGACGTTGGTCACAACAAATAGTGATGGCCAAGTCAAATCATCACAAGTTAAATATAATGGGCAAGCTGGGGATAACATTAAGTTGACAATTAACGCCCGTTTCCAAAGTGAAGTCCAAAAAATTTTGGAAGATAATTTGCCAGGTGGTGATGTTCAAGGCGCTTATGCCACGGTAATTAACCCCTATACTGGTGGACTTTACGCCATGGCTGGGGTTGATCGCGACGCGGCGACGGGGAAGAAGACAGCTAATCCACTCGGTAACATTAATCGTGGGATTGTCATGGGGTCGGTTGTGAAGCCAGCGGTGTTAGCAACGGCCTTCCAGAAAGGGGTTATCTCAGCTAACAACACGGTCTTAAATGACCAAGCGATTAAAATTGCTGGGACACCAGAAATTACGTCTTATTGGAACCGTGGCGGGAAAGCAATCCCAATTGATGCACAAACTGCACTAGAACGCTCATCCAACACGTACTTTGTGCAGTTGGGGATGAAAATTGGTGGTCAGACTTATAGTCCTGAATCACCGTTAGCGTTACATGCTGATGCTTTCCAGACTTTGCGTAATGGGTTAGGCCAGTTTGGTCTGGGAACTAAGACTGGCATCGACATCACGGGGGAAACGGCCGGTTATCGTGGCCCAACTACCGGTGAAGCGCGTGGTAAATATTTGTATGAGTCATTTGGACAATATGATACTTACACGACATTACAACTCGCCCGCTATGTCGCAACGATTGCCAACGGCGGTTACTTAGTACAACCACATGTGGTCGGTTCAATTTTGCAAAGCCAGCCCAATAGTGATCGTGCCAAGACAGTTTGGACAGCATCGCCGATTGTTCAAGGTCAGGTTAATCTCTCACCAAGTGAGTGGGCAATCATTAAAGAAGGGATGAACCGTGTTGCCAATGGCTCGGATTCTTGGAATACGGGTGGTTCGGACATGCACAAATTGGTACCAAAAGTTTATGCTAAAACAGGAACAGCGGAAACCAAGACCAACGGCCATGATACATTTACCGAATCGATGGTTGCTTATGTGCCAGGACAACCTTTTGCTGTCGCGATGGCCATTCCGGGGATGAACAATTACTTGGATGGTACGAACGGTAAAATATCAGCTAAAATTATTGATGCTTACTGGCAGTATGTTGAAGCAAAACCAGATGCAAAATAA
- a CDS encoding NAD(P)H-binding protein, which produces MTKLLILGANGQIAKLVVPMLAHTNTETVLTSLHARPDHGIQALDAVNEDALVTAMKDVDIVYANIGAEGRQKSAANSVVNAMHTAGVKRLIWVATIGVHNELSDDKRDLWANLLGTTDNENTYMGDQAAAVARIMSSALDYTIVRPNELLDDNIMQTIHVQTDPHEQIVGGPITRTSVAEFITQLILHPDTYIAQSVAISQQ; this is translated from the coding sequence ATGACAAAACTACTAATTTTAGGGGCCAATGGCCAAATCGCAAAACTTGTGGTGCCTATGCTTGCCCATACTAATACAGAAACGGTCTTAACCTCACTTCACGCACGGCCAGACCATGGCATTCAAGCCTTAGATGCCGTTAACGAAGATGCCCTCGTCACAGCAATGAAGGATGTAGACATCGTTTATGCCAATATTGGTGCTGAAGGCCGCCAAAAATCAGCCGCAAATAGTGTGGTCAATGCTATGCACACTGCCGGTGTGAAGCGTTTGATTTGGGTTGCGACAATTGGTGTCCATAACGAATTATCCGATGACAAACGTGACCTTTGGGCCAATCTACTCGGCACAACCGATAACGAAAATACCTATATGGGCGATCAAGCCGCCGCAGTCGCACGGATTATGTCATCTGCACTCGATTATACGATTGTTCGACCAAATGAGCTACTTGATGATAACATCATGCAAACCATTCATGTGCAAACCGATCCCCATGAACAAATTGTTGGTGGGCCAATTACACGCACGAGTGTTGCCGAATTTATCACACAACTTATTTTACACCCTGATACTTATATCGCCCAATCAGTTGCGATTTCACAGCAATAA